In the genome of Deinococcus yavapaiensis KR-236, one region contains:
- a CDS encoding ATP-dependent metallopeptidase FtsH/Yme1/Tma family protein encodes MKQGTWVWWLLGAVVAVIVIVTVAAPRPDSDAVSLSTFANALDKRQVQVVTLTNEGATVALTGNFTTELRNGARFETRTFAGDPLIDLDNLNAKIPQDGSVNVARISQFSWVSILSTLLTIALIGVLLIYLLRGNRGGGAGDAAGNFGKSRAHMLAEGSIKLSFSDVAGCDEAKADLVEVVEFLKNPERFHSLGARIP; translated from the coding sequence ATGAAGCAGGGAACATGGGTGTGGTGGCTGCTCGGCGCAGTCGTCGCCGTCATTGTCATCGTCACCGTCGCCGCTCCCCGACCCGACAGCGACGCCGTCAGCTTGTCCACCTTCGCGAACGCCCTCGACAAACGTCAAGTCCAAGTCGTCACCCTCACGAACGAGGGAGCGACCGTCGCCCTCACGGGCAACTTCACGACCGAACTTCGAAACGGCGCGCGCTTCGAGACGCGTACCTTCGCCGGAGATCCCCTCATCGACCTCGACAACCTCAACGCCAAGATTCCGCAAGACGGCTCGGTCAACGTCGCGAGAATCTCGCAATTCTCGTGGGTTTCCATTCTGTCCACCCTGCTCACCATCGCGCTCATCGGCGTGCTGCTGATCTACTTGCTGCGCGGCAATCGAGGCGGCGGTGCGGGCGACGCCGCGGGCAACTTCGGCAAGTCTCGCGCGCACATGCTCGCCGAAGGCTCTATCAAGCTCTCGTTTTCGGACGTGGCGGGATGCGACGAAGCCAAAGCGGACTTGGTGGAAGTCGTGGAGTTCCTCAAAAACCCCGAACGCTTCCACTCGCTCGGCGCCCGCATTCC
- the dnaK gene encoding molecular chaperone DnaK, producing the protein MPKAVGIDLGTTNSVIAVMEGGQPDVIVNAEGARTTPSVVAYKGEDRLVGQIAKRQAALNPKATLFEVKRFIGRRWDEVSEEAARAPFTVKEGPGGSVRIEANGKDLAPEAVSAEVLRKLVNDASAKIGESIRDVVITVPAYFDNSQREATRQAGEIAGLNVLRVINEPTAAALAYGLNKKGNETVLVFDLGGGTFDVTILELGEGVFEVKSTAGDTHLGGADFDQRIVKWLAEEFQREHNFDLRKDPQALQRLIEASERAKIELSQATETTISLPFITFDPETRTPLHLERALTRAKFEELIGDLLRRVREPVTTALNDAKLNASQIDEVILVGGSTRVPAVKRIVRDLTGKEPNESVNPDEAVALGAAVQAGIIQGDATLGDIVLVDVTPLTLGVEVKGGMVAPLITRNTTVPAKKTEIFTTAENNQPGVEINVLQGERPMAADNKSLGRFKLEGIPPMRAGTPQIEVTFDIDANGILHVTAREKTSSKEASIRIENTTTLDKTEVDRLVREAEQNAAADKARREKVEARNNLDSLRVQALQQLEEKADAPQELKDRVKALADEAESAVRDEDDAKIADVQKRLEDALRELMTAQGSGGQGGAAGQPQQDDVIDADFKPAD; encoded by the coding sequence ATGCCTAAAGCTGTCGGAATCGACCTCGGAACCACCAACTCCGTCATCGCCGTGATGGAAGGCGGTCAGCCTGACGTCATTGTCAACGCCGAAGGTGCTCGCACCACCCCGTCCGTCGTGGCGTACAAAGGCGAAGACCGCCTCGTCGGTCAAATCGCCAAGCGCCAAGCGGCGCTCAACCCCAAGGCGACGCTCTTCGAAGTCAAGCGTTTCATCGGACGCCGCTGGGACGAAGTCAGCGAAGAAGCCGCGCGCGCACCCTTCACCGTCAAGGAAGGCCCCGGCGGTTCCGTTCGCATCGAGGCGAACGGCAAGGACCTCGCGCCGGAAGCCGTGAGCGCCGAAGTGCTGCGCAAGCTCGTGAACGACGCGTCCGCCAAGATCGGCGAGTCGATTCGCGACGTCGTCATCACCGTGCCCGCCTACTTCGACAACTCGCAGCGCGAAGCGACTCGCCAAGCCGGTGAAATCGCCGGGCTCAACGTTCTGCGCGTCATCAACGAGCCCACCGCCGCTGCGCTCGCGTACGGTTTGAACAAGAAGGGCAACGAGACGGTGCTCGTGTTCGACCTCGGGGGCGGTACGTTCGACGTCACGATCCTCGAGCTCGGCGAAGGCGTCTTCGAAGTCAAGTCCACCGCGGGCGACACGCACCTCGGCGGCGCGGACTTCGACCAGCGCATCGTGAAATGGCTCGCCGAAGAATTCCAAAGGGAACACAACTTCGACCTTCGCAAAGATCCGCAAGCGCTGCAGCGTCTCATCGAAGCGTCCGAGCGCGCCAAGATCGAGCTCAGCCAAGCGACCGAGACGACCATCAGCCTTCCGTTCATCACCTTCGATCCCGAGACCCGCACGCCGCTGCACCTCGAGCGCGCCCTCACGCGCGCCAAGTTCGAAGAGCTCATCGGCGACCTCCTGCGCCGCGTGCGCGAGCCTGTCACGACGGCCTTGAACGACGCGAAGCTCAACGCCTCGCAGATCGACGAAGTGATCCTCGTCGGCGGTTCCACGCGCGTTCCGGCCGTGAAGCGCATCGTTCGCGACCTCACGGGCAAGGAACCCAACGAGAGCGTCAACCCCGACGAAGCCGTCGCGCTCGGCGCGGCCGTGCAAGCGGGCATCATCCAAGGTGATGCCACCCTCGGCGACATCGTGCTCGTCGACGTCACGCCCCTCACGCTCGGCGTGGAAGTCAAGGGCGGCATGGTCGCGCCCCTCATCACGCGCAACACCACCGTTCCTGCCAAGAAGACCGAGATCTTCACGACGGCCGAGAACAACCAACCCGGCGTCGAGATCAACGTGCTGCAAGGCGAGCGCCCCATGGCCGCCGACAACAAGAGCCTCGGACGCTTCAAGCTCGAAGGCATTCCGCCCATGCGCGCGGGCACCCCGCAAATCGAGGTGACCTTCGACATCGACGCGAACGGCATTTTGCACGTCACGGCGCGTGAGAAGACCAGCAGCAAGGAAGCCAGCATCCGCATCGAGAACACCACGACGCTCGACAAGACCGAAGTCGACCGTCTCGTGCGCGAAGCCGAGCAGAACGCCGCCGCCGACAAGGCGCGCCGCGAAAAGGTCGAAGCGCGCAACAACCTCGACTCGCTGCGCGTCCAAGCTCTGCAGCAACTCGAAGAGAAGGCCGACGCGCCGCAAGAACTCAAGGACCGCGTCAAGGCCCTCGCCGACGAAGCCGAATCGGCGGTGCGCGACGAAGACGACGCCAAGATCGCCGACGTTCAAAAGCGGCTCGAGGACGCCTTGCGCGAACTTATGACCGCGCAAGGCAGCGGCGGACAAGGCGGCGCGGCGGGCCAGCCTCAGCAGGACGACGTGATCGACGCGGACTTCAAGCCCGCCGACTGA
- a CDS encoding nucleotide exchange factor GrpE: MTQDEKNNTDLSPEQEAQVVEVEQEQATSVEDEDDAFDPAMFAQVQEMMEKLQRAEELERELGDLKGRYARLLADFENYRRRTNQDVLDAQGVGVAKAAEEMMPIYDDLTRALEFGKNDPSKIVSGLESVSALILRTFEKLGLSPTGKEGEAFDPAFHEALSVVPGEQDGVILQVYQVGFRMGDRLVRPARVVVSQGSN; this comes from the coding sequence ATGACGCAAGACGAGAAGAACAACACCGACCTCAGCCCTGAGCAGGAGGCGCAGGTCGTCGAGGTCGAGCAGGAGCAGGCGACGAGCGTGGAAGACGAGGACGACGCGTTCGACCCGGCGATGTTCGCGCAGGTGCAGGAAATGATGGAGAAGTTGCAGCGCGCCGAGGAACTCGAGCGGGAACTGGGCGACCTCAAGGGCCGCTACGCGCGCCTCTTGGCCGACTTCGAGAACTACCGCCGCCGCACGAACCAAGACGTTCTCGACGCGCAAGGCGTCGGCGTCGCCAAGGCCGCCGAGGAGATGATGCCGATCTACGACGACCTCACGCGGGCGTTGGAATTCGGCAAGAACGATCCTTCCAAGATCGTGTCGGGGCTCGAGAGCGTCTCCGCGCTCATTCTCCGGACCTTCGAGAAGCTCGGCCTCTCGCCGACCGGCAAAGAAGGCGAAGCCTTCGATCCCGCCTTCCACGAAGCCCTCAGCGTCGTGCCGGGCGAACAGGACGGCGTGATCCTGCAAGTGTACCAAGTGGGATTTCGCATGGGCGACCGACTCGTGCGTCCCGCGCGCGTCGTGGTGAGCCAAGGCAGCAACTGA
- a CDS encoding DnaJ C-terminal domain-containing protein → MAYKDYYEILGVPKSASEADIKSAYRKLAKQYHPDKNQGDEAAAEKFKEIGEAYAVLSDAEKRKLYDQYGHTGSIPGGAYGGGTGDFGGFDPSQFSDFFQGLFGGRGSGFRSGNIDLDELLGGLGGGRRFVQNVEGELNITLKEAFSGTEQTIQVGDRRIHVRIPAGTRDGARLRLAGQAPGNGDVLLTVRVLDDARFELNGDDVTTVVDVPVTTAALGGKVKVPTLRGNVEITVPAGSSGGRTLRLRGQGWPRAGGAGDLYVKLNLTLPAALTPEERELYERLAQLRSNAAAS, encoded by the coding sequence ATGGCTTACAAGGACTACTACGAAATTCTCGGAGTGCCCAAGAGCGCGTCCGAGGCCGACATCAAGAGCGCGTACCGCAAGCTCGCCAAGCAATACCATCCCGACAAGAACCAAGGCGACGAGGCCGCCGCCGAGAAGTTCAAGGAGATCGGCGAGGCGTACGCCGTGCTGTCCGATGCCGAGAAGCGCAAGCTCTACGATCAATACGGCCACACGGGCTCCATTCCGGGCGGAGCGTACGGAGGCGGCACGGGTGACTTCGGCGGCTTCGACCCCAGCCAGTTCAGCGACTTCTTCCAAGGGCTGTTCGGAGGGCGTGGCAGCGGATTTCGCAGCGGCAACATCGACCTCGACGAGTTGCTCGGCGGCCTCGGCGGAGGGCGGCGCTTCGTGCAGAACGTCGAGGGCGAGCTCAACATCACCCTCAAGGAAGCCTTCTCGGGCACCGAGCAGACCATTCAAGTCGGGGACCGCCGCATTCACGTGCGCATCCCGGCAGGCACGCGCGACGGCGCACGGCTACGCCTCGCGGGGCAGGCGCCGGGCAACGGCGACGTGCTGCTGACGGTGCGCGTCCTCGACGACGCGCGCTTCGAGCTGAACGGCGACGACGTCACGACCGTCGTGGACGTTCCCGTGACGACCGCCGCCCTCGGCGGGAAAGTGAAAGTGCCGACCTTGCGAGGCAACGTCGAGATCACCGTTCCGGCGGGCAGCAGCGGCGGACGGACGCTGCGCCTCCGCGGTCAAGGCTGGCCGCGCGCGGGCGGCGCGGGCGACTTGTACGTCAAGCTCAATCTCACGCTGCCCGCCGCGTTGACGCCCGAGGAACGGGAATTGTACGAACGGCTCGCGCAACTTCGTTCCAACGCCGCCGCGAGTTGA
- a CDS encoding lipocalin family protein, with product MRLVFAAILTLSLAACAPRATAPFDPNRALNPDDFGPQPARVEWWYVSGYLPDDAIAFHWAQFKVTARGIPYTASHVAVTDLRTDRLSFQEQNRGLVTYRFPPLEIGQGRWKLRQEGSAYTLKAESIDVRLTPTKPNVIHPPGYSGTAEVGRLYYQSNTRMTLEGTIAGRPVKGLAWLDHQWGDQLAGTAALWDWFGLHLSNGVDLMVYRVKDGRGRVVQQFGSFVDPSGVARNPTNVQLTPMRTWTSSSSHTYGTAWTLSADEFELQVEAVREDQELRSRTTYVAYWEGPMKGRGRWRGEPVEVVGMGEFVGGALPGSPIAPR from the coding sequence ATGCGCCTCGTTTTCGCCGCGATCCTCACGCTCTCGCTCGCCGCCTGCGCGCCCCGAGCGACCGCGCCCTTCGATCCGAACCGTGCCTTGAATCCTGATGATTTCGGACCTCAGCCCGCGCGCGTGGAATGGTGGTACGTCAGCGGCTACCTGCCCGACGACGCCATCGCCTTTCACTGGGCCCAATTCAAGGTGACGGCGCGCGGCATTCCTTACACAGCGTCACACGTCGCCGTGACGGACTTGCGAACCGATCGCCTCTCCTTCCAAGAGCAAAATCGCGGACTCGTCACGTACCGCTTTCCTCCGCTCGAGATCGGGCAGGGACGATGGAAGCTTCGGCAAGAGGGAAGCGCCTACACGTTGAAGGCCGAATCGATCGACGTTCGCCTCACGCCCACGAAGCCCAACGTCATCCACCCGCCCGGTTACTCGGGAACCGCCGAGGTCGGACGCCTCTACTATCAATCGAACACCCGCATGACGCTCGAAGGAACCATCGCGGGCCGACCCGTGAAGGGTCTCGCGTGGCTCGATCACCAGTGGGGCGACCAACTCGCCGGGACGGCCGCGCTGTGGGACTGGTTCGGACTGCACCTCTCGAACGGCGTGGACCTCATGGTGTACCGCGTGAAGGATGGTCGGGGCCGAGTCGTTCAGCAGTTCGGTTCGTTCGTGGATCCGTCGGGCGTCGCGCGCAATCCCACGAACGTGCAACTCACGCCGATGAGAACGTGGACTTCGTCCTCGAGCCACACGTACGGCACCGCCTGGACCTTGAGCGCCGACGAGTTCGAACTGCAAGTCGAAGCCGTCCGAGAAGACCAGGAGTTGCGGTCACGCACGACGTACGTCGCGTACTGGGAAGGTCCCATGAAAGGACGTGGCCGTTGGCGCGGCGAACCGGTCGAGGTCGTCGGCATGGGCGAGTTCGTAGGGGGTGCCCTGCCGGGCTCGCCGATCGCGCCGCGCTGA
- a CDS encoding alpha/beta hydrolase family protein: MRFAAIAMTFLFGGALAAPNLPAPLAHEEVRVPNPFGDAYLLRPTSCPVTGCPLIIVANSRGLSAEKALERPNLQSIFSELTRARFAVLVSNDPTGRAWGRPDFLRYLGEIRTDASKLFEFNGHTYTLGYSMGGIAALMAAYKNVFPVSGVVLLDGRVNLLDAWQGSDAARVREIADAYGIRTNDPLPVADDPLHGYKGPREASLPILIAGSPDDKTVSLLHNGEALFARTTSRESRFVRLTGPHLGASHFGPEFTKPMLAFLERLEHLARASKREVGQP; this comes from the coding sequence ATGCGCTTCGCCGCCATCGCCATGACATTTCTCTTCGGCGGCGCGCTCGCCGCGCCGAACCTTCCCGCCCCCCTCGCCCACGAAGAAGTCCGCGTGCCCAATCCGTTCGGTGACGCGTACCTTCTGCGGCCCACCTCCTGCCCCGTCACGGGCTGTCCGCTCATCATCGTCGCCAACTCACGCGGCCTGAGCGCCGAGAAGGCGCTCGAGCGTCCCAACTTGCAAAGCATCTTCTCGGAACTCACCCGCGCCCGCTTCGCGGTCCTCGTGTCGAACGATCCGACCGGTCGCGCGTGGGGCCGTCCGGACTTTCTGCGCTACCTCGGCGAAATTCGCACCGACGCCAGCAAGCTCTTCGAGTTCAACGGCCACACCTACACGCTCGGGTACTCCATGGGCGGCATCGCGGCTCTGATGGCCGCTTACAAGAACGTCTTTCCGGTCTCGGGCGTCGTCCTGCTCGACGGCCGAGTGAATCTTCTCGACGCGTGGCAAGGTTCCGACGCGGCGCGCGTGCGAGAAATCGCCGACGCGTACGGAATTCGTACCAACGATCCGCTGCCCGTCGCGGACGATCCGCTGCACGGCTACAAGGGGCCGCGCGAGGCGAGCCTTCCGATCCTCATAGCGGGCAGTCCGGACGACAAGACGGTGTCACTGTTGCACAACGGGGAGGCGTTGTTCGCCCGGACGACCTCGCGGGAAAGTCGATTCGTGCGCTTGACTGGCCCGCACTTGGGGGCGTCGCACTTCGGGCCGGAGTTCACGAAGCCGATGCTGGCCTTTTTGGAGAGGTTGGAGCATTTGGCCCGAGCGTCGAAGAGAGAGGTCGGGCAGCCTTGA
- the pdxH gene encoding pyridoxamine 5'-phosphate oxidase — protein sequence MTDLTKLRLTYAKGELRRADLHGDPVEQFRAWLDEALASDLPEPYATTVATASASGRPSARTVLLRGFDARGFVFYTNYTSRKGQDLAENPQAALLFYWPGLERQVRVEGRVEQVSSEESDAYWRSRPRDSQIGAHASGRQSHPIADRDALEARFEELRTQFVQDVSRPGHWGGYRVVPDTFEFWQGRPSRVHDRFQYTRQAEGWKIERLTP from the coding sequence ATGACGGACCTCACGAAGCTCCGCTTGACCTACGCCAAGGGCGAATTGCGCCGCGCCGACCTTCACGGCGATCCCGTCGAGCAGTTTCGCGCATGGCTCGACGAAGCCCTCGCGTCCGACTTGCCCGAACCGTACGCCACCACCGTCGCCACGGCGAGCGCGAGCGGCCGGCCGAGCGCCCGCACCGTCCTGCTGCGCGGCTTCGACGCTCGCGGCTTCGTGTTCTACACGAACTACACGTCGCGCAAAGGCCAGGACCTCGCCGAAAATCCCCAAGCGGCCCTGTTGTTCTATTGGCCCGGCTTGGAGCGCCAAGTGCGCGTCGAGGGACGCGTCGAACAAGTCAGTTCCGAGGAGTCCGACGCGTACTGGCGCTCCCGTCCGCGCGACTCGCAGATTGGAGCCCACGCCAGCGGACGCCAAAGCCACCCTATCGCAGACCGCGACGCGCTCGAAGCTCGCTTCGAGGAACTGCGAACGCAATTCGTACAGGACGTATCGCGACCCGGTCACTGGGGTGGCTACCGCGTAGTGCCCGACACCTTCGAGTTTTGGCAAGGGCGACCGAGTCGGGTGCACGACCGCTTTCAGTACACCCGGCAGGCCGAAGGGTGGAAGATCGAACGACTCACGCCTTGA
- the mutM gene encoding bifunctional DNA-formamidopyrimidine glycosylase/DNA-(apurinic or apyrimidinic site) lyase yields the protein MPELPEVETTRRLLAPSFVGRTIVRVEHDAPHRYRDTHLAHGRTVEHLDRRGKYLIARLSGEPALELVVHLGMTGSFRPTHTPHTRVTFHFDDGTAAYFQDARRFGKVAVVPAGNYRSMPTLQKMGPEPLSDDFDADAFARAAAAAPAVKPWLLSQLPVAGVGNIYADEALWMAGVHPKQTRLEPDEARRLHAALRAVMTAAIESGGSTLRDYAQPSGEAGGFQFHHNAYGKDGQPCPRCGTSIEKSVVGQRGTHHCPTCQVLRQD from the coding sequence ATGCCCGAACTACCCGAAGTCGAAACCACGCGCCGCCTGTTGGCCCCGAGCTTCGTCGGGCGCACGATCGTTCGCGTCGAGCACGACGCGCCGCATCGCTACCGCGACACGCATCTCGCGCACGGACGCACCGTCGAGCACCTCGATCGGCGCGGCAAGTACCTCATCGCTCGCTTGTCGGGAGAGCCCGCCTTGGAACTCGTGGTGCACCTCGGCATGACAGGAAGCTTTCGCCCCACCCACACGCCGCACACGCGCGTCACCTTCCACTTCGACGACGGCACCGCCGCGTACTTTCAGGACGCTCGCCGCTTCGGCAAGGTCGCGGTCGTGCCCGCCGGGAATTACCGAAGCATGCCGACCTTGCAGAAGATGGGCCCCGAACCTCTGTCCGACGACTTCGACGCCGACGCGTTCGCCCGCGCCGCCGCCGCCGCGCCCGCCGTGAAGCCGTGGCTGCTTTCGCAACTGCCCGTCGCGGGCGTCGGCAACATCTACGCCGACGAAGCCTTGTGGATGGCGGGCGTTCATCCCAAGCAAACGCGACTCGAGCCCGACGAAGCCAGGCGCCTGCACGCCGCCCTTCGCGCCGTCATGACCGCCGCCATCGAGTCCGGAGGCTCCACCTTGCGAGACTACGCGCAGCCGAGCGGTGAAGCGGGCGGCTTCCAGTTTCATCACAACGCCTACGGCAAGGACGGCCAACCTTGCCCGAGGTGCGGCACCTCCATCGAGAAGAGCGTCGTCGGACAGCGCGGCACGCACCACTGCCCCACCTGCCAAGTCCTGAGGCAAGATTGA
- a CDS encoding pyrrolidone-carboxylate peptidase (catalyzes the removal of 5-oxoproline from various penultimate amino acid residues except L-proline): MTTILLTGFEPFGGDHVNPSQLAAHALDGRVFGSVHVRSKLLPVEASRAPSALVQAIRDTRPSAVLLTGLAAGRPWLTVERVAVNVLDFRIPDNGGVTRTDDPIVESGPAAYLTTLPARALVDAWRAARVPAAISDTAGLYLCNMVMYLARHELGEGVPCGFVHLPANEDVALNAKTILPYLPQSEIERGIGVALALLARHVAGEESVSRVSRSPRTSFEV; this comes from the coding sequence ATGACGACGATTCTTCTCACGGGCTTCGAGCCGTTCGGTGGCGACCACGTCAATCCGTCTCAACTCGCCGCGCACGCCCTCGACGGTCGTGTCTTCGGAAGCGTGCACGTCCGCTCGAAGTTGCTGCCCGTCGAAGCGAGCCGAGCGCCGAGCGCGTTGGTTCAAGCGATTCGGGACACGCGACCGAGCGCCGTCCTGCTGACGGGCCTCGCGGCGGGCCGTCCCTGGTTGACGGTAGAGCGCGTGGCCGTGAACGTCCTCGACTTCCGAATTCCCGACAACGGCGGCGTGACCCGCACCGACGACCCCATCGTCGAGAGCGGACCCGCCGCGTACCTCACGACCCTGCCTGCGCGCGCCCTCGTGGACGCTTGGCGCGCCGCGCGCGTTCCGGCGGCGATCAGCGACACGGCGGGCTTGTACCTGTGCAACATGGTGATGTACCTCGCGCGGCACGAACTCGGCGAAGGCGTGCCGTGCGGCTTCGTGCACCTGCCCGCCAACGAGGACGTGGCCCTCAACGCCAAGACGATCCTCCCCTACCTGCCGCAAAGCGAAATCGAGCGTGGCATCGGCGTCGCCCTCGCGCTCCTCGCGCGTCACGTGGCCGGCGAGGAAAGCGTGTCGCGCGTGAGCCGATCGCCTCGAACGAGCTTCGAGGTCTAG
- a CDS encoding MBL fold metallo-hydrolase, whose translation MGLDVQVLGGPSSDNALFVRVNTGRATHRLLFDVGQGVLDGVARPEVTATDHLFFSHFHMDHVAGFDAFLRVNAARERPVHVWGPPRTSEFVHHRLRGVMWNLAPTSGGDWLVSDVDPPRVRAARFALPERFETRHDLGERLLDGPLVSHADFTVEVRLLDHRTPSAAYLVREAPRVNVDAHRLAAMNLAPGPWLARLKNGESGLHEGHDLAALRTALLTQTPGASVAYLTDLRLDDDAHAALTPWLSGVTTLVCESQYRHDDADLAALNHHVTSVQAARLARDADVRELVLFHVSDRYDGAERAALLQEARAIFPATRFPDGW comes from the coding sequence ATGGGGCTCGACGTGCAAGTCCTGGGCGGCCCGTCGAGCGACAACGCCCTGTTCGTCCGCGTCAACACGGGCCGCGCCACCCACCGCCTGCTCTTCGATGTCGGGCAAGGCGTCCTCGACGGTGTCGCGAGGCCCGAGGTGACGGCGACCGACCACTTGTTCTTCTCGCACTTCCACATGGATCACGTCGCGGGCTTCGACGCGTTCTTGCGCGTCAACGCGGCGCGAGAACGGCCCGTGCACGTGTGGGGTCCGCCGCGCACGAGCGAGTTCGTGCATCACCGGCTGCGCGGCGTGATGTGGAACCTGGCGCCGACTTCGGGCGGCGACTGGCTCGTGTCGGACGTCGACCCGCCGAGGGTCCGCGCCGCCCGCTTCGCCTTGCCCGAGCGCTTCGAGACGCGTCACGATCTCGGCGAGCGTCTGCTCGACGGGCCGCTCGTCTCGCACGCCGACTTCACCGTCGAGGTGCGCCTGCTGGACCACCGAACGCCGAGCGCCGCGTACCTCGTTCGCGAAGCTCCCCGCGTCAACGTGGACGCCCATCGCCTCGCGGCCATGAACCTCGCGCCCGGCCCGTGGCTCGCCCGCCTCAAGAACGGCGAAAGCGGGCTTCACGAAGGACACGACCTCGCCGCGTTGCGAACCGCCCTCCTCACGCAGACGCCCGGCGCGAGCGTCGCGTATCTGACCGACCTGCGTCTCGACGACGACGCGCACGCGGCCCTCACGCCGTGGCTGTCGGGCGTCACGACCCTTGTGTGCGAAAGCCAGTACCGCCACGACGACGCGGATCTCGCTGCCCTCAACCATCACGTCACGAGCGTTCAGGCGGCGCGGCTCGCGCGTGACGCGGACGTTCGCGAGCTCGTGTTGTTCCACGTCTCGGATCGCTACGACGGTGCCGAGCGCGCCGCGCTTTTGCAAGAGGCGCGGGCGATCTTTCCGGCCACTCGGTTCCCGGACGGCTGGTGA
- the ftsY gene encoding signal recognition particle-docking protein FtsY, producing MSWFDRLRQGLSKTRQQLNEMAGPLGVDVKDVFTNRLETLEDLEYALIAADVGSAATAEILEDVKNSGKKDLQEALMEAMTLQLEPDARRAQLRKLGFTPDARRATVEPRGSVIMMIGVNGVGKTTTIAKLGRYYASRGKRVMFAAGDTFRAAAGAQLGVWGERLGIPVVQGADGGDPAAVAFDGASARKSRGFDLLMVDTAGRLHTKHNLMEELKKVKRVIDKADPGEPAEVWLVLDAVTGQNGLAQAKKFHETIGLTGVVVTKLDGTAKGGIVVPIVRELGVPIKFIGVGEGPDDLQPFDAREFIKALFDVEVPEHDPS from the coding sequence ATGTCCTGGTTCGATCGCTTGCGTCAAGGCTTGTCCAAGACGCGTCAGCAACTCAATGAAATGGCGGGTCCCCTTGGCGTGGACGTCAAAGACGTCTTCACCAACCGCTTGGAGACCCTCGAAGACCTCGAGTACGCCCTGATCGCCGCCGACGTCGGGAGCGCCGCGACCGCCGAGATTCTGGAGGACGTCAAGAACTCGGGCAAGAAGGACCTCCAAGAAGCCCTCATGGAGGCGATGACGTTGCAACTCGAGCCCGACGCGCGACGCGCGCAGTTGCGCAAGCTCGGCTTCACGCCCGACGCTCGGCGGGCCACGGTCGAGCCGCGCGGCAGCGTCATCATGATGATCGGCGTGAACGGCGTCGGCAAGACGACGACCATTGCGAAGCTGGGCCGGTACTACGCCTCGAGAGGCAAGCGCGTGATGTTCGCCGCCGGAGACACTTTCCGGGCGGCGGCGGGCGCGCAACTCGGCGTGTGGGGCGAACGGCTCGGCATTCCGGTCGTGCAAGGCGCGGACGGGGGAGATCCCGCCGCCGTCGCCTTCGACGGAGCGTCCGCGCGAAAATCGCGCGGCTTCGATCTTCTGATGGTGGATACGGCGGGGCGTTTGCACACGAAGCACAACCTCATGGAAGAGCTCAAGAAGGTCAAGCGCGTCATCGACAAGGCGGATCCGGGCGAACCCGCTGAGGTGTGGCTCGTCCTCGACGCCGTGACGGGCCAAAACGGTCTCGCGCAAGCCAAGAAGTTCCACGAGACGATCGGTCTCACGGGCGTCGTCGTCACGAAGCTCGACGGAACTGCCAAGGGCGGCATCGTCGTACCGATCGTGCGCGAGCTCGGCGTGCCCATCAAATTCATCGGAGTCGGCGAGGGACCCGACGATTTGCAGCCCTTCGACGCCCGTGAGTTCATCAAGGCGTTGTTCGACGTCGAGGTTCCCGAACACGACCCTTCTTGA
- a CDS encoding META domain-containing protein, with translation MTRLLVSLTLLLLSDVCAQSVQGVTWTLTRIGNLSEPKSTVEVEREDPPTLRLENGRASGFAGCNSFTSTYTMHGRDLSIAALATTKKACESSVRTILESRFLRDLQRVNTATISGSVLVLTTDDGTILAFRRAP, from the coding sequence ATGACTCGCCTTCTCGTTTCCCTCACGTTGCTGTTGCTGAGCGACGTCTGTGCGCAGTCCGTCCAGGGCGTCACGTGGACACTGACGCGCATCGGCAATCTCAGCGAGCCCAAGTCCACGGTGGAAGTGGAGCGCGAAGACCCGCCCACCTTGCGCCTCGAAAACGGGCGCGCGAGCGGCTTCGCGGGCTGCAACTCCTTCACGAGTACGTACACGATGCACGGCCGCGACCTCTCGATCGCGGCGCTCGCCACGACGAAAAAGGCGTGCGAATCCAGCGTGAGGACGATTCTCGAAAGCCGGTTTCTACGAGACCTTCAGCGCGTCAACACCGCGACGATTTCCGGCAGCGTCCTCGTCCTCACGACGGACGACGGAACGATCTTGGCGTTTCGCCGCGCTCCTTAA